TAAATCGTAATTTTATTATTAAACGTGGGTTACCTCCGCGCGAATTACTGTTAAGCTCTAAATTAGTTTCAGAATATATTGAAAAGCTTTTAGTACATAAAAATTGTTCGGTTTGGATTGCCCAACGTGAAGGCAGAACGAAAGACGGAAATGATGCAACGCACCAAGGTGTTTTAAAAATGATTGCTATGGCAGATACGCAGGGCAATGTTTTAGAATATTTTAAAAAGCTTAAAATTGTTCCTGTTTCAATTTCATACGAATACGATCCGAGCGATTCATTAAAAATACCACGCTTGTTAGCGCAAGCGCGTAACGAAGCGTATATTAAAGCTAAAAATGAAGATTTTGTTACCATTTTAAGTGGTTTAATCGGTCAAAAAAAACATATTCATATTCATGTAGGTGATGTTTTAGATGCTGAATTAGATGCTATTGCAGCCGAATTTCCGCAAGCTAACAAACAAATTCAAGCTGTTGCAGCTGCTATTGACGATCAAATATTACAAAACTACAAACTTTGGCCTACCAACTTTGTAGCTTACGATATTGTACATCAAACCAATACATTTGCACATTTATATACCGAAAAAGACAAGCAATTGTTTAAACGCCGTTTAGAAATGCAATTAATGGGCGAAAACGAGCATTTAAAGCAACAATTTTTAAATATGTATTCTAATCCGGTGGTAAACCGTTTAAAATATGGAAGCATCGAATAAAATAAAAATTCTTTTAATTTATACCGGTGGTACCATT
This genomic window from Flavobacterium agricola contains:
- a CDS encoding 1-acyl-sn-glycerol-3-phosphate acyltransferase, which gives rise to MSKYDSIRFFYDSEVNPILKQVVHHPILKAMMNYTFPDMTDEQWKAQLLRTHSIRDFQANFIYHALQQVIKNTSEGLSTSGFEKLQPNTPYLFISNHRDIILDTSLLNVCLLEKGLVMTASAIGDNLLKKQSLELIAKLNRNFIIKRGLPPRELLLSSKLVSEYIEKLLVHKNCSVWIAQREGRTKDGNDATHQGVLKMIAMADTQGNVLEYFKKLKIVPVSISYEYDPSDSLKIPRLLAQARNEAYIKAKNEDFVTILSGLIGQKKHIHIHVGDVLDAELDAIAAEFPQANKQIQAVAAAIDDQILQNYKLWPTNFVAYDIVHQTNTFAHLYTEKDKQLFKRRLEMQLMGENEHLKQQFLNMYSNPVVNRLKYGSIE